One Mycobacterium marseillense DNA window includes the following coding sequences:
- a CDS encoding GNAT family N-acetyltransferase: protein MLARELTDIAERVRQVPAPPIPELGPPNNIRVADPDGTDAEMVAEWMNRPHLVSTWEYDWPVPRWRNHLRAQVDGAYSRPLILSIKGVDRAYMEIYRAAKDSIAQCYDSQPHDLGLHGAIADEELVNRGLGPLILRKVIAAALAADPACQRIMFDPDHRNTTVRGLCEFLRCEFLGEHDMPNRRMALYALNRAAP from the coding sequence ATACTCGCCCGCGAGCTCACCGACATCGCCGAACGCGTCCGGCAAGTTCCAGCACCGCCCATCCCTGAATTGGGCCCCCCAAACAACATTCGCGTCGCCGATCCCGACGGCACGGATGCCGAGATGGTCGCCGAGTGGATGAACCGGCCGCACTTGGTCTCCACGTGGGAGTACGACTGGCCGGTGCCGCGTTGGCGTAATCACCTGCGGGCGCAGGTCGATGGCGCCTACTCGCGACCGCTCATCCTCAGCATCAAAGGCGTCGACCGTGCCTACATGGAGATCTACCGTGCCGCCAAGGATTCCATCGCCCAGTGCTACGACAGTCAGCCACACGATCTCGGTCTGCATGGGGCGATCGCAGACGAGGAGCTCGTGAACCGCGGGCTGGGTCCCCTGATACTCCGCAAGGTCATCGCCGCCGCGCTGGCCGCTGATCCGGCGTGCCAACGGATTATGTTCGATCCAGATCACCGCAATACGACGGTGCGAGGGCTGTGCGAGTTCCTCCGCTGTGAATTCCTCGGTGAACACGACATGCCGAACCGGAGGATGGCGCTCTACGCCCTGAATCGGGCCGCCCCGTAG
- a CDS encoding TNT domain-containing protein, whose product MGLPYIDEQALIAEAGGDPWAINASLQAGSPLQISDLADAFHGAGRCTAEAENAFQQARARFEAAWNQHDGGGHPINDSDEVQRVTKALGAQSLQLPKIAADLEGIAAALADAQKAGAARIATLDSQLKSISDLVSQTVAILNNDKSLSAGEKDALHALINTLEDDALRDTKSAVAALLSIRNGYSDGLQKSLNNLHAEGYDAPLHGVDADGVVPPSPAQLAALADIRQATNQAVVDQMAKVRAAQEALSKAAADLYTHGPGSPEGEAASAKLPKLKADLARALDDLGKIPDYNSIDPASINVGPDGHFTFTYNVNGQPVQAYGQLKNGTGEFFDQARGTYYTFNGGKLTGMRTPDPGQVEATAEPLFTAVTLAVGAPALKAGGEVAIQGVKMLFSREMLEGLTADNVFPRALAGAEEHFQVAERNLASHAPLPGEPVPGTHALEPPPVEHAPPAAHGDIPVEHAPAGPRVPVLPDGHVPLPPDAPPPPPLGSDHPLFDGYHPVEPGPEFIKSDGSLFYPDDTLPTKPYAIPGTIVPDAHLTPGTVLSRFGHPGGAYIAPEGTPFAQLSLPPESAAKPFYQYVVQDPAALPPGWHIEGSEAAPWFHQPGGGQQYRIIRPDGKNGTVEQLERFGVVRRIR is encoded by the coding sequence GTGGGACTTCCGTATATAGATGAGCAGGCGCTGATCGCAGAGGCCGGCGGCGACCCCTGGGCGATCAATGCCAGCCTGCAGGCGGGAAGCCCGTTGCAGATCTCCGATCTGGCCGATGCTTTCCACGGCGCGGGCCGATGCACGGCCGAGGCAGAGAATGCTTTCCAGCAAGCGCGCGCCCGCTTCGAGGCCGCTTGGAACCAACATGACGGCGGTGGTCATCCCATCAACGATTCTGACGAGGTTCAGCGGGTCACGAAAGCCCTAGGGGCGCAGTCGTTGCAGCTGCCCAAGATCGCCGCGGACCTGGAAGGCATCGCAGCGGCACTGGCCGATGCGCAGAAGGCCGGAGCCGCGCGGATTGCCACCCTGGATTCCCAGCTGAAGAGCATTTCGGACTTGGTTAGTCAGACCGTCGCCATATTGAACAACGACAAGAGCCTCAGTGCGGGGGAAAAGGACGCGCTGCACGCCCTGATCAACACGTTGGAGGACGACGCCCTGCGCGACACCAAGTCCGCGGTCGCCGCGCTGCTGTCAATTCGCAACGGGTACTCCGACGGCCTTCAGAAATCACTGAACAACCTTCACGCCGAAGGGTACGACGCCCCGCTCCACGGTGTCGATGCCGACGGCGTGGTCCCACCGTCTCCCGCCCAACTCGCCGCGTTGGCTGACATTCGCCAAGCCACCAACCAGGCCGTCGTGGACCAGATGGCCAAGGTGCGGGCCGCGCAGGAGGCGCTCAGCAAAGCGGCGGCCGACCTCTATACCCATGGTCCGGGTTCGCCGGAAGGCGAGGCGGCCAGTGCCAAACTACCCAAGCTCAAGGCCGACCTCGCCCGCGCTCTCGACGACCTGGGCAAGATCCCCGACTACAACAGCATTGATCCAGCGTCGATAAATGTCGGCCCCGACGGGCATTTCACGTTCACCTACAACGTCAACGGCCAGCCCGTGCAGGCTTACGGCCAGCTCAAGAACGGCACGGGCGAATTCTTCGACCAAGCCAGGGGCACGTACTACACCTTCAACGGCGGCAAGTTGACCGGCATGCGCACGCCGGATCCCGGGCAAGTGGAAGCGACTGCCGAACCACTCTTTACTGCCGTCACCCTGGCGGTCGGGGCCCCGGCGCTCAAGGCGGGCGGCGAAGTGGCCATTCAGGGCGTAAAGATGCTTTTCAGCCGCGAGATGTTGGAGGGTCTGACGGCCGACAACGTGTTCCCCCGCGCACTCGCCGGAGCCGAGGAACACTTTCAGGTCGCAGAACGGAACCTGGCTTCTCATGCCCCGCTACCCGGGGAGCCGGTCCCGGGCACTCACGCTCTCGAGCCGCCCCCGGTCGAACACGCGCCGCCCGCCGCGCATGGCGACATACCCGTCGAGCACGCGCCTGCCGGCCCCCGCGTACCTGTGCTGCCCGACGGTCATGTACCGCTACCACCAGATGCCCCGCCGCCACCTCCCCTGGGTTCGGATCACCCATTGTTCGATGGTTACCACCCGGTTGAGCCGGGGCCGGAATTCATCAAGTCCGATGGCAGCCTTTTCTATCCAGACGACACGTTGCCAACCAAGCCGTATGCGATTCCGGGAACCATTGTTCCGGACGCCCACCTGACTCCGGGCACAGTTCTCAGCCGTTTCGGTCACCCGGGAGGCGCTTACATAGCTCCTGAGGGAACGCCGTTTGCGCAACTCTCGCTTCCTCCAGAAAGTGCTGCCAAGCCTTTTTACCAATATGTTGTGCAGGACCCCGCTGCGCTACCACCCGGCTGGCATATAGAGGGATCGGAAGCAGCCCCGTGGTTCCATCAGCCAGGAGGAGGCCAGCAATATCGAATCATTAGGCCAGACGGCAAAAATGGTACGGTGGAGCAGCTGGAACGTTTTGGGGTAGTACGACGGATAAGGTGA
- a CDS encoding GNAT family N-acetyltransferase, which yields MATDKTGAETTVSLQDGKYTIAVEGKTVGLADFADRGEQRVFYHTEIDPAYGGRGLATILVEEALNEARDEGKRIVPVCSMIGTVLKKHPEFDDITDPVTPEITQWVRS from the coding sequence ATGGCAACCGATAAGACCGGCGCGGAAACCACAGTCAGCCTTCAGGACGGCAAGTACACGATTGCCGTCGAGGGCAAGACAGTGGGACTCGCCGATTTCGCCGATCGCGGCGAGCAACGCGTCTTCTACCACACCGAAATCGATCCGGCTTACGGCGGACGGGGTCTCGCGACGATCCTGGTCGAGGAGGCGCTCAACGAAGCGCGCGACGAGGGCAAGCGGATTGTTCCGGTGTGCTCGATGATCGGCACCGTACTCAAGAAGCATCCCGAGTTCGACGACATCACGGACCCGGTCACCCCGGAGATTACGCAGTGGGTGCGGTCTTAG
- a CDS encoding pirin family protein — protein MSNLEAAPAEVACAASQHRGVSPTVEVLHPREVPLGGPRAIRVQRTLPQRERSLIGAWCFIDHYGPVAARMDVPPHPHTGLQTVSWLFSGEVEHRDSAGVRAVVRPGELNLMTAGAGICHSEVSVEAGPVLHGVQLWVALPASARDTARDFAHYAPAPVSLPGAEARVFLGELTGSRSPTPTFTPLLGAQLDLDADAGLDIDVDPTFEHGVLCDSGAVHVDGTALAIAELAYLSPGHAQLHVRNAGERPARVMLLGGTPFTEELVMWWNFVGRSHEDIVNYRQLWEDGDDRFGVVQGYRGALTRLPAPPLPTTRLRPRPIPQRKESENGNR, from the coding sequence ATGAGCAACCTTGAAGCCGCGCCGGCCGAAGTCGCCTGCGCCGCTTCGCAACACCGGGGCGTGTCGCCCACGGTGGAAGTGCTGCATCCGCGCGAGGTTCCCTTGGGCGGCCCGAGGGCGATCCGCGTGCAACGCACGCTGCCGCAACGAGAGCGCTCGCTGATCGGCGCGTGGTGTTTCATCGACCACTACGGCCCGGTCGCGGCGCGAATGGATGTGCCACCGCACCCGCATACGGGACTACAAACCGTCAGTTGGTTGTTCAGTGGGGAAGTGGAGCACCGCGACAGCGCCGGCGTTCGTGCGGTCGTTCGGCCCGGCGAGCTGAATTTAATGACCGCCGGCGCCGGCATCTGCCATTCGGAAGTGTCGGTTGAGGCTGGGCCCGTCTTGCACGGCGTCCAGCTGTGGGTGGCGCTTCCCGCTTCCGCCCGCGACACCGCGCGGGACTTTGCCCACTACGCGCCCGCCCCGGTCTCGCTGCCGGGCGCAGAGGCGCGGGTGTTCCTCGGCGAGCTGACCGGGAGTCGTTCGCCCACACCAACATTCACCCCGCTGCTGGGCGCCCAACTCGACCTCGACGCCGACGCGGGATTGGACATCGACGTCGACCCGACCTTCGAACATGGGGTGCTCTGCGATTCGGGTGCCGTCCACGTGGATGGGACGGCCCTGGCGATCGCCGAGCTGGCCTACCTGAGCCCGGGCCACGCACAGTTGCATGTGCGCAACGCGGGGGAGCGGCCGGCGCGCGTGATGTTGCTCGGTGGTACACCCTTCACCGAAGAGTTGGTGATGTGGTGGAACTTCGTCGGGCGAAGCCACGAGGACATCGTCAACTATCGCCAGCTGTGGGAGGACGGCGACGACCGGTTCGGCGTTGTCCAGGGATACCGTGGTGCGCTCACCCGACTGCCCGCCCCGCCGCTGCCGACCACTCGGCTGCGGCCTCGACCGATACCCCAACGAAAGGAAAGCGAAAATGGCAACCGATAA
- a CDS encoding acyl-CoA dehydrogenase family protein yields the protein MTFDLTPTAAQHDLARRTHEFAESVIRPVALDYDQRQEFPWPVLEEAAQQGFYSPLFYRDLIGDPTGISLPMFMEELFWGCAGIGLAIVMPALALSAIGQAASPEQMLEWAPECFGTPGDLKLAALAISEPEGGSDVRNLRTRARRDGDDWIIDGHKMWIGNGGIANVHVVNAVVDEELGHRGQALFVVPGGTPGLKLLRKLDKLGCRASHTAELLFEGVRVPRANLLGGEEKLEHKLAKAREAVAGGKRPGSATLGTFEQTRPMVAAQAIGIARAALEYATAYATEREAFGGPIIDNQGIAFPLAELATQIDAARLLTWRASWMAANNVPFERGEGSMSKMAASEVAVKATERAIQTMGGWGYITDHPVEKWYRDAKLYTIFEGTSEIQRMVISNALGAAVGTPPLHVVLEPSGGPLNRVFGRGTPLRSRAADTALSMQDRVPEPVMRLAMKVLRPPGK from the coding sequence ATGACGTTCGACCTGACCCCGACGGCCGCACAACACGATCTGGCCCGACGCACGCATGAGTTCGCCGAATCCGTAATCCGCCCCGTAGCCCTCGACTATGACCAGCGACAGGAATTCCCCTGGCCGGTGCTCGAGGAGGCGGCCCAGCAGGGTTTCTACAGCCCGCTGTTCTATCGCGACCTGATCGGCGATCCGACCGGCATCTCCCTGCCCATGTTCATGGAGGAACTGTTCTGGGGGTGCGCCGGGATCGGACTGGCCATCGTCATGCCGGCCCTGGCCCTCTCGGCGATCGGCCAGGCCGCGTCCCCCGAGCAGATGCTGGAGTGGGCGCCCGAATGTTTCGGCACCCCAGGCGATCTCAAGCTCGCCGCCCTGGCGATCTCCGAGCCCGAAGGCGGCAGCGATGTGCGCAACCTGCGCACCCGTGCCCGCCGCGACGGTGATGACTGGATCATCGACGGCCACAAGATGTGGATCGGCAACGGCGGCATCGCCAATGTGCACGTGGTCAACGCGGTGGTCGACGAGGAACTCGGCCACCGGGGCCAGGCGCTGTTTGTGGTGCCCGGCGGCACGCCCGGACTGAAGCTGCTGCGAAAGCTCGACAAGCTGGGCTGCCGAGCCTCCCATACCGCCGAGTTGCTCTTCGAAGGTGTGCGCGTGCCGCGCGCCAATCTGCTCGGCGGGGAGGAAAAGCTCGAACACAAACTCGCCAAGGCGCGAGAAGCCGTGGCGGGCGGAAAGCGTCCTGGCTCAGCGACGTTGGGAACTTTCGAGCAGACGCGACCCATGGTCGCCGCCCAAGCCATCGGGATCGCCCGCGCGGCGTTGGAGTACGCGACCGCGTATGCCACCGAGCGTGAGGCGTTCGGCGGGCCCATCATCGACAATCAGGGCATCGCGTTCCCGCTCGCGGAATTGGCGACGCAGATCGACGCGGCGCGGCTGCTCACCTGGCGTGCGTCCTGGATGGCGGCCAACAACGTTCCGTTCGAACGGGGCGAGGGCTCGATGTCGAAGATGGCCGCCAGCGAGGTCGCGGTCAAGGCCACCGAGCGCGCCATCCAAACCATGGGCGGCTGGGGCTACATCACCGATCACCCGGTTGAGAAATGGTATCGGGATGCCAAGCTGTACACCATTTTTGAAGGAACCAGCGAGATCCAGCGGATGGTCATCTCCAACGCCCTGGGCGCGGCCGTCGGTACCCCGCCGCTGCATGTGGTCCTCGAGCCGTCCGGGGGGCCGCTAAACCGGGTCTTCGGGCGGGGCACCCCGTTGCGCTCCCGCGCCGCCGACACCGCCCTGTCGATGCAGGACCGGGTACCCGAACCCGTCATGCGGCTGGCCATGAAGGTGCTGCGGCCGCCGGGCAAGTGA
- a CDS encoding WhiB family transcriptional regulator — MGHPCAANPELWFGYPDDDGGDGAAKARAYERSATEARLQCLRRCPLAQQRRCAQHAIAHREEYGVWAGVKLPGGQYRKRDQLAHAHDVLRRIASGEINARQLPENAALLARHEHESVAVPAVVLHLPLAQVGPRTAA, encoded by the coding sequence ATGGGACACCCGTGCGCAGCCAACCCGGAGCTTTGGTTTGGCTACCCCGACGATGACGGTGGTGACGGCGCGGCGAAGGCGCGCGCATACGAACGGTCGGCCACCGAGGCGCGCCTGCAATGCCTGCGCCGCTGCCCACTGGCACAGCAGCGCCGCTGCGCCCAACACGCGATCGCACACCGCGAGGAGTACGGCGTGTGGGCCGGCGTGAAGCTGCCGGGTGGCCAGTACCGCAAACGTGACCAGCTCGCGCACGCCCACGACGTCCTGCGCCGTATCGCGTCCGGCGAAATCAACGCCAGGCAGCTTCCCGAGAACGCGGCGCTGCTGGCGCGCCACGAACACGAGTCGGTCGCGGTGCCCGCGGTCGTGTTGCATCTGCCGCTGGCCCAAGTCGGGCCTCGTACGGCCGCCTGA
- a CDS encoding helix-turn-helix domain-containing protein, which yields MSRESAGAAIRALRESRDWSLADLAAATGVSIMGLSFLERGARKPHKSTVQKIENGLGLPPGTYSRLLVAADPDAELARLMAAQPPAAMPARRTGPVVVDRHSDTEVLEGYAEAQLDALNSVIDRLPATTSNEYETYILSVIAQCVKAEMLAASSWRVAVSAGADSTDRLMEHLQALEATRTALLKRMPASLSARFDRACAQSSLPETIIAALVGVGVDEIWDIRNRGVISPGALPRVRAFTEAVEATSQDEASHDSVEGAQ from the coding sequence GTGAGCCGTGAATCGGCCGGTGCGGCTATCCGCGCGTTGCGAGAATCGCGGGATTGGTCACTAGCCGACCTCGCCGCCGCGACCGGGGTCAGCATCATGGGGCTCAGCTTTTTGGAACGCGGCGCCCGTAAACCGCACAAAAGCACAGTTCAGAAGATTGAAAACGGGCTTGGCCTGCCGCCGGGCACCTACTCCCGGCTCTTGGTGGCCGCCGATCCGGACGCTGAATTGGCGCGCCTGATGGCCGCGCAGCCGCCGGCCGCGATGCCGGCGCGGCGCACGGGACCGGTGGTGGTCGACCGTCACAGCGACACCGAAGTGCTGGAAGGTTACGCCGAAGCCCAGCTGGACGCCCTCAACTCCGTCATCGATCGGCTTCCTGCGACAACATCAAACGAATATGAGACGTATATTCTGTCTGTGATCGCTCAGTGCGTGAAGGCGGAGATGCTCGCTGCCAGCTCCTGGCGGGTGGCGGTGAGTGCCGGCGCCGATTCGACCGACCGGCTGATGGAGCATCTCCAGGCCCTCGAGGCGACGCGCACCGCGCTGCTGAAGCGGATGCCCGCGAGCCTTAGCGCGCGTTTCGACCGGGCCTGCGCGCAGTCCTCGTTGCCGGAGACGATCATCGCTGCGCTGGTCGGTGTCGGCGTTGACGAGATCTGGGACATCCGCAATCGCGGGGTCATTTCGCCGGGCGCCCTCCCCCGCGTGCGCGCCTTCACCGAGGCGGTCGAGGCGACGAGCCAAGACGAGGCAAGCCACGACAGCGTCGAGGGGGCGCAGTGA
- a CDS encoding C40 family peptidase, whose amino-acid sequence MNSEVQALSRAHQLFAGSTRPSSLDADTGHYRGLLRRAARLNDGLARGGYQLAVDHSRQRLASAAGTDAAVTDVLADAHRDRAQARDLTHNVLDAARAEASTLPSTPLAQREAMRRRAARLRTQRAHVVSARLRARRHHAALQALRYRLRHGRGLGLASNDRAALAVRAALSRLGRPYVWGATGPDEFDCSGLVQWSYARAGIHLDRTTYQQINDGIPVPRSQVRPGDLVFPHAGHVQLAIGNNLVVEAPYSGASVRISRLGNSVAIRRPI is encoded by the coding sequence GTGAACAGCGAAGTCCAGGCGCTGAGCCGCGCCCATCAACTCTTCGCCGGCAGCACGAGGCCGTCGTCGCTGGATGCGGACACCGGGCACTACCGCGGCCTGCTGCGCCGGGCGGCCCGCCTGAACGACGGGTTGGCCCGCGGCGGTTACCAACTCGCGGTGGACCACAGTCGGCAACGCCTCGCGTCGGCCGCCGGGACCGACGCCGCCGTCACCGACGTGCTTGCCGACGCCCACCGAGACCGGGCGCAGGCCCGCGACCTGACCCACAATGTCCTCGACGCGGCCCGCGCCGAGGCCTCGACGCTCCCGTCGACCCCGTTGGCGCAGCGAGAGGCGATGCGGCGCCGCGCAGCCCGACTGCGTACACAACGGGCCCACGTCGTCTCGGCCAGGTTGCGTGCGCGACGGCACCACGCGGCACTGCAGGCATTGCGGTATCGGCTGCGGCATGGCCGTGGCCTCGGCTTGGCGTCGAACGACCGTGCCGCGCTCGCGGTGCGGGCCGCACTGTCCCGGCTGGGCCGCCCCTACGTCTGGGGCGCGACCGGCCCCGACGAGTTCGACTGTTCCGGGCTCGTTCAGTGGAGCTACGCGCGGGCCGGTATTCACTTGGACCGCACCACCTATCAGCAGATCAACGACGGCATCCCGGTACCCCGTTCGCAGGTGCGGCCGGGTGATCTGGTCTTTCCGCACGCCGGTCACGTCCAGCTCGCCATCGGCAACAACCTAGTGGTCGAGGCGCCATACTCGGGCGCGTCGGTGCGAATAAGCCGACTGGGCAACAGCGTTGCGATACGCCGACCGATATGA